Proteins encoded within one genomic window of Naumovozyma dairenensis CBS 421 chromosome 6, complete genome:
- the CSL4 gene encoding exosome non-catalytic core subunit CSL4 (similar to Saccharomyces cerevisiae CSL4 (YNL232W); ancestral locus Anc_2.11) → MSNFSNFPKVVYPGQLICPEYDTEQNKEGQDIVYRFICGNGTKLLDYKYNTTTVKAITATLLGDVKVEEEITVRNEGGEESEEKDKDIDETPDIIEDSDANNSSEVEKFSDRIIRVMKVSVVQDNKFSKNALVDDKFANNLPKEGDIVLTRVTRISLQRANVEILAVENQNVPVDSGIGSNGSGIVAACGGSGASTFSVSQVSSDLGETFRGLIRSQDVRATERDRVKIIDSFKPGDIVRAQVLSLGDGTNYYLTTARNDLGVVFAKAANGAGGLMYALDWQTMIAPSTGISEKRKCAKPF, encoded by the coding sequence ATGAGTAACTTTTCGAATTTCCCAAAAGTGGTATATCCTGGGCAATTAATTTGTCCCGAATACGATACTgaacaaaataaagaagGTCAAGATATTGTTTATCGATTCATATGTGGGAATGGTactaaattattagattataaatataatactACTACTGTTAAAGCAATAACTGCAACGTTATTAGGTGATGTTAAAGTGGAGGAAGAAATTACTGTAAGGAATGAAGGAGGTGAAGAGTCGGAAGAAAAGgataaagatattgatgaaacacctgatattattgaagacAGTGACGCTAATAATAGTTCggaagttgaaaaattttctgaTAGAATTATAAGAGTTATGAAAGTTTCTGTAGtacaagataataaattttccaaaaatgcATTAgttgatgataaatttgcAAATAATCTTCCGAAAGAAGGAGATATTGTTTTAACCAGAGTAACACGTATATCATTGCAAAGAGCGAATGTGGAGATATTGGCTGTAGAGAACCAGAATGTTCCAGTAGATAGTGGGATTGGTAGTAATGGATCTGGAATTGTCGCGGCATGTGGAGGATCAGGTGCATCGACCTTTTCTGTTTCACAAGTTTCATCTGATTTAGGTGAAACATTCAGAGGATTAATTAGATCGCAAGATGTTAGAGCTACTGAAAGGGATCGCGTTAAGATAATAGATAGTTTTAAGCCTGGAGACATTGTTAGAGCACAAGTCTTATCGCTTGGTGATGGTACGAATTACTATTTGACAACAGCTAGGAACGATTTAGGTGTTGTGTTTGCAAAGGCAGCTAATGGTGCAGGTGGGTTAATGTATGCATTAGATTGGCAAACGATGATTGCACCATCTACTGGTATATCGGAGAAACGTAAATGTGCTAAACCTTTTTAA
- the BNI4 gene encoding Bni4p (similar to Saccharomyces cerevisiae BNI4 (YNL233W); ancestral locus Anc_2.10), which translates to MPETNPDFNPSDLLHSTFYSSNTINTLDHARTLRNSLIFKEMSDQSISDSLNAPDPPKMRTEDRSYFPMTTKKVGETDTVNMTTSPSLTALANILNEKSKNADQKMRRNQNIQPSIIEEEEEEEQEARETNLNPSVHGSIFMTQQNASPNLIDIDDSNNMSFAVPTNSSLQIEQPDYLTTPKEKRKPSNTFSTNQIQETIQEASESIITDKSEHEYASIDILHNKQVPVENTSMEDEFHHETKSISVTDQTLSSTSNFPFLQSQRIKSNVSNDSKNLVTKNPTPERQVKATPIHTKRTVETTKKRKSIFSFLKKKNSKEISTNTELSSNSSSRIASSSSIPEKLTKRSQSSNGIFNSFRKTKQEPTTQLTELQHDPTPILPKTRRHTMGTSNTKSALGADSANVDSIQNSSLASKKDENIKMRNPTPLSLDLALSNKQFEIDDYKSAEVKDSHDEQSLISKNNDDIGETQQNIIISSPSKYDSGEVLFPKSLDEHEVDSIVTIERKRSTKRSSITSNGRSLADTLSIKAQNEGMFITEAASVVLSTPDLTKSPASSILRNGRFSDLFDSSDNINTTTTTTDDNNNENTLTEMETEHRHEFNSSMQNEFSLGSIEERLNELTLDKPDDKGMRHTLKEPIDVVDNVQPGNEDDDNLSNNTSIANEDQELMSDIMEFANIINFGDEIDLNLDLTPSIPQYRTFNPAVVNNNNNNSNVRNIESFTDDDFSIPENNKEKEILTDSGLGIHFDTFEKEKREEEGRIEVGAGNEVNIPHDIHVSNEIPNPPEVRFEQAHEDEFEYEDFNRYNGGIIAPPTLNAYSPELPMTRPISMSFRGLHNSSNLNSSPLDPVVTTNVNITNDETQNTDIIESKITTRDAYIRFEPKIILYETYGVDEYDRNPELSTCNQLTPQLAQMIKAELNELKSTMEIHESSRCYTHFY; encoded by the coding sequence ATGCCAGAAACGAATCCAGATTTCAATCCATCTGATTTGCTCCATTCTACATTTTATTCATCCAATACTATAAACACATTAGACCATGCGAGAACGCTTCGAAACTCGttaattttcaaagaaatgtCAGATCAAAGTATATCCGACTCTTTAAATGCACCAGATCCACCAAAGATGAGAACAGAGGATCGTTCGTATTTCCCAATGACAACGAAGAAAGTTGGTGAAACTGATACTGTAAATATGACCACTTCACCATCCCTAACGGCATTGGCTAACATCCTAAATGAAAAATCGAAGAATGCAGATCAAAAAATGAGACGTAATCAAAATATCCAACCATCtataattgaagaagaagaagaagaagagcAAGAGGCAAGAGAAACCAATTTGAATCCCTCTGTACATGGTTCGATTTTCATGACGCAACAGAATGCATCACCCAATTTAATAGATATAGACGACTCTAACAATATGTCATTTGCAGTACCTACTAACAGTTCACTCCAAATCGAACAACCTGACTATCTAACTACACCCAAAGAAAAACGGAAACCTTCAAATACATTTTCAACAAATCAAATACAGGAAACGATACAAGAGGCATCTGAAAGTATAATTACTGATAAAAGTGAACATGAATATGCTTCAATCGATATTCTACATAACAAACAAGTTCCTGTGGAAAATACTTCCatggaagatgaatttCATCATGAAACAAAGTCCATTTCAGTTACTGATCAAACTTTATCATCTACTTCAAATTTCCCTTTCCTGCAAAGTCAAAGAATAAAATCAAATGTGTCCAATGACTCTAAGAATTTAGTTACTAAAAATCCAACCCCAGAGAGACAAGTAAAAGCAACCCCAATACATACAAAACGTACCGTTGAAACGacaaagaaaaggaaaagtatattctctttcttgaagaaaaagaattcaaaagaaatatcaacCAATACagaattatcatcaaaCTCATCATCAAGAATCGCATCTTCAAGTTCAATCCCTGAGAAATTAACAAAACGATCACAAAGTAGTAACGGTATCTTTAATTCATTCAGGAAAACGAAACAAGAGCCGACAACTCAACTTACCGAGCTCCAGCATGATCCTACACCAATTCTACCGAAGACTAGACGACATACTATGGGTACATCAAATACCAAATCTGCTCTAGGTGCAGATTCCGCCAACGTTGATAGTATTCAGAACTCTTCTTTGGCATCTAAGAAAGACGAGAACATAAAAATGAGAAATCCTACACCATTATCTTTAGATCTTGCATTATCGAATAAACAATTCgaaattgatgattatAAAAGTGCAGAAGTCAAAGATTCACACGATGAACAATCCTTAATAtcgaaaaataatgatgatatagGAGAGACtcaacaaaatattattatctccTCTCCATCGAAATATGATTCAGGTGAGGTTCTCTTCCCGAAATCATTGGATGAACACGAAGTTGATTCTATCGTTACTATAGAGAGGAAAAGATCTACCAAAAGAAGCTCAATAACATCAAATGGAAGATCACTTGCTGATACATTATCCATAAAGGCTCAAAATGAAGGTATGTTTATCACTGAAGCTGCATCAGTGGTATTATCCACACCTGATTTAACCAAATCTCCGGCAAGTAGTATCTTAAGAAATGGTAGATTCAGTGATCTTTTCGACTCATCGgataatataaatactactactactacgactgatgataataataatgaaaatacttTGACCGAAATGGAAACTGAACATCGCCATGAGTTTAATAGTTCGATGCAGAATGAATTTTCATTAGGTTCCATTGAAGAACGTTTGAATGAACTAACTTTAGATAAACCTGACGATAAAGGCATGCGACACACTTTAAAAGAACCAATCGATGTTGTAGATAATGTACAACCAGgaaatgaagatgatgataatttaagCAACAATACATCGATTGCTAATGAAGATCAGGAATTAATGTCAGATATAATGGAATTTGCTAACATTATTAACTTTggtgatgaaattgatttaaatcTTGATTTAACTCCATCAATACCACAGTACCGAACATTCAATCCAGCCGTGgtaaacaacaataataataacagtaaTGTACGGAATATTGAATCTTttactgatgatgatttctCAATTCCTGAAaacaataaagaaaaagaaattttgaCCGATTCTGGATTAGGTATACATTTTGATACttttgaaaaggaaaaaagaGAAGAGGAAGGACGAATAGAAGTGGGGGCCGGGAACGAAGTTAACATTCCGCATGATATACATGTATCAAATGAAATACCAAATCCACCAGAAGTAAGGTTCGAGCAAGCACACGAggatgaatttgaatatgaagATTTTAATCGATATAATGGTGGCATAATTGCCCCACCAACGTTGAATGCTTATTCCCCTGAATTACCAATGACTAGACCAATTTCCATGTCTTTTAGAGGTCTTCATAACTCATCGAATTTGAATTCGAGTCCATTGGACCCGGTTGTCACTACCAATGTTAATATTACGAATGATGAAACACAGAATACAGATATCATAGAATCTAAAATTACGACTAGAGATGCATACATCCGATTTGAACCTaagataatattatatgaaacATATGGAGttgatgaatatgataGAAACCCAGAATTATCTACATGTAATCAATTAACGCCGCAATTGGCCCAAATGATTAAAGCggaattgaatgaattgaaaagtaCCATGGAAATCCATGAAAGCTCGAGATGTTATACACATTTCTACTAG
- the NDAI0F03860 gene encoding uncharacterized protein (similar to Saccharomyces cerevisiae YNL234W; ancestral locus Anc_2.9): MDTSKTLSRRYTNDSREIFLVSQPTTNPTYPIISNQVSALNTEPNKLHPDFGIVADHTPNSQIINKELEKKGYGSPLKTEMGNPSKESIVSGTNSPNLTNSSSSVDDVSRSSTVERFKTNHVLKLKLREIQILRESWTLILADEPTNSQLSQFYQRLNSYKRIGLHASTALNPRLSEYRGLQPKNKNIESFKYIPASDQYVSKAMFCTQFYENLVLANPHMEEIFPTIRHQTSSFAKVVNTLIKNSEDLSKVDKVLYGIGKRHARILGIQAPSFEEMGVAFLKTFQDRFGVLFTWELEEIWSRVYSYLANSLLMCGRDSVLKIKPQTDALDAVEFPVPGFIDEGLSSSSSTRKSIKSKRQQASPGNVRPVPSDKVNITKLQTVKTNVAIGFSDLSDDKSTSSSNRLTRLKTGSVNPISKVERQVKKDCIIM; the protein is encoded by the coding sequence ATGGACACATCAAAAACTTTGTCAAGACGATATACAAATGATTCTCGAGAGATATTTCTTGTATCACAACCAACGACTAACCCTACGTATCCCATAATATCCAACCAAGTGTCTGCTTTAAATACAGAACCAAACAAATTACACCCCGACTTTGGGATAGTAGCAGATCATACGCCGAATTCGCAGATAATCAATAAAGAACTTGAGAAGAAAGGCTATGGGAGCCCTCTGAAAACTGAGATGGGGAATCCCTCAAAAGAGAGTATTGTAAGCGGTACGAACTCTCCAAACCTGAcgaattcttcatcttctgtCGATGATGTTAGTAGATCAAGTACAGTGGAAAGATTCAAAACTAATCATGTCTTGAAGTTGAAATTACGAGAAATACAAATTCTTAGAGAATCATGGACTTTAATTTTAGCTGACGAACCGACGAATTCACAACTATctcaattttatcaaagatTAAATAGCTATAAAAGGATTGGGTTGCACGCATCCACTGCACTAAATCCAAGATTATCAGAATATCGTGGTCTACAACCtaagaataagaatatCGAGagtttcaaatatataccAGCATCTGATCAGTACGTTTCTAAAGCTATGTTTTGTACACAATTTTACGAAAACTTGGTATTGGCTAATCCACATATGGAGGAGATATTCCCAACGATAAGACATCAAACATCTTCGTTTGCAAAAGTTGTGAACACTCTTATTAAAAACTCGGAAGATTTGAGTAAAGTGGATAAAGTTTTATATGGTATAGGCAAAAGACATGCGAGGATTCTAGGTATTCAAGCACCTAGTTTTGAAGAAATGGGTGTAGCATTCTTAAAGACTTTCCAAGATCGATTTGGTGTATTATTCACTTGGGAACTGGAAGAAATATGGTCTCGAGTTTATTCATATTTGGCAAACTCTCTTTTGATGTGTGGACGAGATTcagttttgaaaataaaaccTCAAACTGATGCCTTAGACGCAGTAGAATTCCCTGTACCAGGTTTTATTGACGAAGgtttatcttcatcttcgaGTACGCGGAAAAGCATTAAAAGTAAACGACAACAGGCCTCACCTGGTAATGTTCGTCCTGTACCATCTGACAAAGTGAATATAACTAAGTTACAAACTGTCAAAACCAACGTTGCTATCGGTTTTAGTGACTTAAGCGATGATAAGAGCACATCATCATCCAACCGACTAACAAGACTTAAGACAGGAAGTGTTAATCCTATTTCCAAAGTAGAACGTCAAGTTAAAAAGGATTGTATCATTATGTAG
- the SIN4 gene encoding Sin4p (similar to Saccharomyces cerevisiae SIN4 (YNL236W); ancestral locus Anc_2.8) encodes MSLIGQHPVSWSKNGVIAYADPHSPDANLRITFLETINGINWRFHPPTKYILHPQLHEPQFSHSYTLNTAPSASEHSNSMTSSTIGLHPTPTRTVTTANTTTVSSIPPSAGTSVHSKGNPQFFYSITGVYWNNWLSLPGDMLAVCDELGNLTMMIAGQQPNGANTFERLTMLFQDNVYKIYNHVMSLKPSTSIPLITEKFERKHTKKEYNTTIMDFEWLSATKITMAAKFCALDTTSNTYKNKLQQIPPYGVFHPAFMKYACLGIRKNGQINFWYQFSNSKDHKKITLQLHTSVNQRTKELDWLTFAKITPIVEDQCMLISTYSKLTNKLIFYELHVNWNVNATKPTALNDPTVKIQQILETTIDPVDNEGNPLKLSNIHIMSKTPTENDPSPEILLVYDIMGSRKTLVKRYKLVRTQLPLDFVSILKSENNSGGGQYLRSNRYNFIHQVDLPLEKRVKQVTTELINGFITFYFEDGTTIVYNQGDWKVETERLLNQPLSGNYNNLVTSMLSVNFQFPKLPNLSAIEWVRVSPSLTGIIAKIANKSTPQYFPLMKHDVTDTSKDDLNATAFAFAYVIGTYRQLSAEDLTITCKTHLMQIAKLDENRAKNFVMLIVARIYTFLNVSLDPPKEIMDKFLTGRQFQRITLFQLELGTCFDGSNLDEMARLLLNLKSAHFAFNGVSRNLHFAIEQINTTNAAQQLASGKTFQTVFSKQDLIYSLIPIAKWFVKFITYMIQELLILINNPPNKENTLVIGVFGSKVSRMLILLILVEIKKIVQIITKFPENTYPVLNESSYYLRTVLSDSPVNFEKFETFLVDVNNKFSAYNEQQQKLNPQSQSTQMLRECSLLVRAEVLPEFSKIGEFLLAYSNNVLISHVDAARVYFCDTSGLRISSTELFRPEYCKLLQPLEKGLVIDPDDNPILPLNPGRFSPMVYDGISYDRFTKQEVSEEKIKRCARCGCVTRAGYVVSNDKTITSTIITTKRWPSMYTRNCTCSGMLYELRI; translated from the coding sequence ATGTCATTAATAGGGCAGCATCCAGTATCATGGTCCAAGAATGGCGTAATCGCATACGCTGATCCCCATTCTCCAGACGCAAATTTACGAATAACTTTCCTGGAAACCATCAATGGTATCAATTGGAGGTTTCATCCACCcacaaaatatattcttcatccTCAATTGCATGAACCACAATTTAGTCATTCATATACGCTAAATACCGCACCTTCTGCATCTGAgcattcaaattcaatgacAAGTTCAACGATTGGACTCCATCCAACACCGACTAGGACAGTAACCACTGCCAATACAACAACAGTTTCGAGTATACCTCCATCTGCTGGCACTAGTGTACATTCCAAGGGTAATCCACAATTCTTCTACAGCATTACAGGTGTGTATTGGAATAATTGGTTAAGTTTACCAGGGGACATGTTAGCTGTATGTGATGAACTTGGAAATTTAACAATGATGATCGCAGGGCAGCAACCAAATGGTGCGAACACTTTCGAAAGATTAACCATGTTGTTCCAAGATAATGTCTACAAGATTTATAACCATGTCATGTCTTTGAAACCATCTACGTCTATACCACTAataactgaaaaatttgaaaggaAACATACTAAAAAGGAATATAATACTACTATCATGGATTTCGAATGGCTAAGTGCAACCAAGATAACTATGGCGGCTAAATTTTGCGCATTAGATACAACGTCAAATACTTACAAAAATAAACTTCAACAAATTCCACCTTATGGTGTTTTCCATCCTGCATTTATGAAATATGCATGTCTTGGTATTCGTAAAAATGGTCAAATAAACTTTTGGTACCAATTCTCGAATTCAAAAGACCATAAAAAGATTACTCTGCAATTACATACTTCCGTAAACCAAAGGACGAAAGAATTAGATTGGTTAACTTTCGCCAAGATAACTCCAATTGTCGAAGATCAATGCATGTTAATATCTACTTATTCCAAATtaactaataaattaatattctatGAACTACATGTGAATTGGAATGTCAATGCAACCAAACCAACAGCTTTAAATGACCCCACGGTGAAAATCCAACAGATTTTAGAAACAACAATCGACCCAGTTGATAATGAAGGTAATCCtcttaaattatcaaacaTCCATATCATGTCTAAGACACCTACTGAAAATGATCCATCTCCAGAAATATTGTTAGTTTATGATATAATGGGTTCTCGGAAAACGCTTGTTAAACGATATAAACTGGTAAGAACACAATTACCCTTGGATTTTGTATCTATCTTAAAATCTGAAAATAATTCTGGAGGTGGTCAATATCTTAGATCGAATagatataattttatccATCAAGTTGATCTCCCCTTAGAGAAACGTGTTAAACAAGTCACAACCGAATTGATAAATGGATTTATcacattttattttgaagatGGCACAACGATCGTATATAACCAAGGTGATTGGAAAGTAGAAACGGAAAGGTTATTAAACCAACCTCTCTCAGggaattataataatttagtTACGTCAATGCTAAGCGttaatttccaatttccCAAACTTCCTAATTTAAGTGCAATCGAATGGGTTCGTGTGTCACCGTCATTAACAGGTATAATCGCTAAGATAGCTAATAAATCTACTCCTCAATATTTCCCTCTCATGAAACATGATGTGACTGATACTTCAAAGGATGATTTGAACGCGACTGCCTTTGCCTTTGCGTATGTAATTGGTACATATAGACAACTATCCGCTGAAGATTTGACCATTACATGTAAAACACATTTAATGCAAATTGcaaaattagatgaaaaCCGAGCAAAAAATTTCGTAATGTTGATTGTAGCACGAATTTATACATTTTTAAATGTCTCATTAGATCCACCAAAGGAAATCATGGATAAGTTTCTGACAGGTAGacaatttcaaagaatcaCATTATTTCAATTGGAATTAGGCACATGTTTCGATGGAAGTAATTTGGATGAAATGGCAAGACTccttttaaatttgaaaagtgCACATTTCGCATTTAATGGCGTTTCAAGAAATCTACATTTTGCCATTgaacaaataaatacaaCAAATGCTGCTCAACAACTTGCAAGTGGTAAGACGTTCCAAACGGTGTTTTCCAAACAAGATTTGATCTATTCTTTGATCCCAATTGCTAAATGGTTTGtaaaatttattacttaTATGATACAAGAattgttgatattgataaataATCCGCCCAATAAGGAGAACACTTTAGTTATTGGTGTCTTTGGTTCCAAAGTGTCCAGGatgttaatattattaatccTAGTTgagataaagaaaatagtTCAAATAATCACTAAATTTCCTGAAAATACCTATCCAGTCTTGAATGAATCCTCATATTATTTGAGGACTGTGCTAAGTGATTCGCCAGtgaattttgaaaaattcgaAACATTTTTAGTCgatgttaataataaattttcagCTTAtaatgaacaacaacagaagCTAAATCCACAAAGTCAATCTACTCAAATGTTAAGGGAATGTTCATTATTGGTGCGGGCTGAAGTTCTGCCagaattttccaaaattggGGAGTTTCTTTTGGCTTATTCTAACAATGTTTTAATTTCACATGTAGATGCGGCAAGAGTTTATTTCTGCGATACAAGTGGGTTAAGGATATCAAGCACAGAATTGTTTCGACCTGAATATTGCAAATTATTGCAACCGTTAGAAAAGGGGTTAGTTATTGATCCAGATGATAATCCAATACTACCGTTAAATCCTGGTAGATTTAGTCCGATGGTATATGATGGAATTTCCTATGATCGATTTACTAAGCAAGAGGTATCtgaagaaaagataaaGAGGTGTGCTAGATGTGGTTGTGTGACTAGAGCTGGATATGTTGTTTCTAATGATAAGACCATTACCTCTACAATCATCACTACAAAGAGATGGCCCAGTATGTATACCAGAAATTGCACATGCTCTGGGATGCTTTACGAGCTAAGAATATAG
- the YTP1 gene encoding Ytp1p (similar to Saccharomyces cerevisiae YTP1 (YNL237W); ancestral locus Anc_2.7) — protein sequence MMMHMGGDPNVTYTRPDIIYAGSRTTHWLFTVALSFLLPSIYTVLTFAGRLKSSLFFQIIAGIYSIIEVCFLSFADNSGIENITSRVMGIILCILIWLSIFIGALTSGTSFLIKNKKLEKFVSNTGETKLTYVHRGMSFASVLLGWLKVCMAPVAMFGFCRDNHTGQCLAHGIMGTAFVWYGFVYSFALVIPRITKSQETSYSQDHIDSWVMCIWGIVNTFTEHRWGREDWFTHDYQHTAMGIIWWAGGILGIFLSRNGKRTFVPSLLIVITGWAMSQHHQHLEVSTNVHSFFGTVLMIGGMLRIVEICIILRDKKYLDQILSFQYLSPFCLVSAGLLFMGATEEQMILVLRLGADHSSYIMVVMSGAFLVFFWMQLCLNTYLHLVQREQIGFLDTYPTLLNAQQRQDQDENDETFELERDVSESLDI from the coding sequence ATGATGATGCACATGGGAGGTGATCCAAACGTAACATATACAAGACCTGACATCATCTACGCAGGTTCTCGAACCACTCATTGGCTATTCACCGTTGCTCTTTCATTTCTATTACCATCCATCTACACAGTTCTAACGTTCGCTGGAAGGTTGAAAAGTTCGTTATTCTTCCAAATAATTGCTGGAATCTATTCAATCATTGAAGTTTGTTTCTTATCTTTCGCTGACAATAGTGGGATTGAGAACATCACATCCCGCGTTATGGGcattatattatgtatATTGATTTGGCTAAGCATCTTCATTGGTGCGTTGACCTCTGGAACATCGTTCTTAATCaagaataagaaattaGAGAAATTCGTCTCCAACACAGGGGAGACCAAGTTGACGTACGTTCATCGTGGGATGTCCTTCGCTAGCGTTTTACTTGGTTGGTTGAAAGTTTGTATGGCTCCTGTGGCCATGTTTGGTTTCTGTAGAGATAATCATACGGGCCAATGCTTGGCTCATGGTATCATGGGAACTGCATTCGTTTGGTATGGATTTGTTTATTCTTTTGCGTTAGTCATACCTCGGATAACAAAATCTCAAGAAACATCATATTCACAAGATCATATTGATAGTTGGGTGATGTGTATCTGGGGAATAGTGAACACTTTCACGGAACATCGATGGGGTAGAGAAGATTGGTTTACACACGATTATCAACATACTGCCATGGGTATCATATGGTGGGCTGGTGGTATATTGGGAATTTTCTTATCAAGGAATGGTAAGAGAACATTTGTACCCAGTTTATTGATAGTGATCACTGGCTGGGCAATGTCAcaacatcatcaacatTTGGAAGTCAGTACAAATGTTCATTCATTTTTCGGAACGGTGTTGATGATAGGAGGAATGTTAAGAATTGTTGAAATATGTATTATATTGCGTGACAAGAAATATCTAGACCAGATACTCTCCTTCCAGTATTTGTCACCCTTCTGTTTGGTATCAGCAGGATTATTATTCATGGGTGCCACTGAGGAACAAATGATATTGGTTCTTCGCTTGGGAGCAGATCATAGTTCTTACATCATGGTCGTAATGTCTGGTGCATTTTTAGTCTTCTTCTGGATGCAGTTGTGTTTGAATACATACTTGCATTTGGTTCAGAGAGAACAGATAGGGTTCCTTGATACTTATCCAACACTATTGAATGCCCAACAGCGTCAGGACCAGGATGAGAATGATGAAACGTTCGAACTTGAAAGAGATGTTTCAGAGAGTTTGGATATTTAG